In Candidatus Hydrogenedens sp., a single genomic region encodes these proteins:
- a CDS encoding immunoglobulin domain-containing protein: GGAGGGGGGGGGGGQGGGQGGGGGGGASGGSGGGGGAGEYLVDRSNGGDGGASGKGGDGGRGGNGGIGGSGGNGGNGANGGGAIILSARGLLRVPSLMTVDVSCTSPTTGSSGSPAPILGQPGGPQTGYPSTGRGFGQSGEPGEVLDLILFTLRGGNGGRGGDGNLGGSGGNGAVGGNGGSGGNGGYATPGMVKLHGSVVIANNLIVTAGGARDASAENNGKLTLISNMNDTLINAYQPNTGLSTPTLVRGSTTNPAIQGISNFTDELRFPNHYYKHPYIPQLLQGPSVEGLLQSPYWNESFVNAITPNQVIPAGAPPMTPRVVLKRLNYGYGNNYSPFKEFDQIFVINESSTQTFSGLYLKVDNSTGNPPASPVKINNGTGELAPGQIWTTTVPYDAQVVLLQLAQITQQPTDIAVWPGGYAQFRVVAQSSSSIEYQWFRNTDGTFREIIGATNDSYEILTVSEALQGWYRVRLRNNAGDVFSRDAFLNVLEAPIITQHPQDVNEYPNMLVSFNVETLKPTDPPPAPGIDPTIDYTIVSRGYQWQFAPQLEPPELPPETVPPSENFYDLPGADAREKTYNIASISEANQGWYRVKVMNDSGTAISNPAKLNVYDGVRILEQPISISAPPHANVTFQTRVTGALPIWWQWQKAPSASGPWSNIPGQTGSYPIGTSPSGNPPGFTITANILDVIENAYYRCRVFNGGNLLGVPTDAAYLEIRDPAIMVQPTSKSVNPGQAVNFVVSAGSSGVLTYRWYFFPADLDGETMPPPPEVCDDAQPCTENIIYQGSGPAYAIYNIYGPPLGQGAQEANEGYYYVRVDNSMGHVESAVVYLKVNDPPTIITQPANAQVDEGGAITLSVTAYSGTNVTYQWRLGGSNLTSDGVHIFGATLSALPGTTTSTLQILGARVEDEGYYDVVITNSAGYVISQQAYLIVGDPLEIVGTENPGKAYINTGEVRLSVTTQGGKGTRTYQWYKNGTGPSNAIGNPILSNADPYTAYLTLYDVTLADSGVYYCSITDARGTIWTSGLQLTIYEHLSTPVISGDPEIEKKVGESYTFEVIVSGGVPPLHYLWQHDDLQTKTVYTVGGDSSILSLDDLQVEDSGDYYVVVSDSGETWNEETQQYEPETKVSNRIRLNVSPEIPAGNVLGYITLVMIIAIMGVYIAKRFEKRARKQHS; encoded by the coding sequence TGGTGGTGCTGGTGGCGGTGGAGGTGGCGGTGGCGGTGGCGGTCAAGGTGGCGGTCAAGGTGGTGGCGGCGGCGGTGGTGCCAGTGGAGGTAGCGGAGGCGGTGGTGGTGCAGGAGAATATTTAGTAGATAGGTCTAATGGTGGTGATGGTGGTGCCAGCGGTAAAGGTGGTGATGGTGGTCGAGGAGGTAATGGTGGTATAGGTGGAAGTGGAGGTAACGGCGGCAATGGCGCTAATGGTGGTGGAGCCATAATACTATCTGCTCGTGGTTTATTAAGAGTTCCATCTCTTATGACTGTTGATGTATCTTGCACATCTCCTACGACAGGTTCTTCGGGTTCTCCAGCACCTATATTAGGTCAACCAGGTGGCCCTCAAACAGGGTATCCTTCAACAGGTAGAGGTTTTGGACAATCAGGAGAACCAGGCGAAGTATTAGATTTGATACTATTTACTTTAAGAGGTGGTAATGGTGGTCGAGGTGGTGATGGCAATTTGGGAGGTTCGGGTGGAAATGGTGCTGTGGGTGGTAACGGTGGTTCCGGTGGTAATGGTGGATATGCGACACCTGGTATGGTAAAACTACATGGCTCTGTTGTTATTGCCAATAACCTTATTGTAACAGCAGGAGGTGCCAGAGATGCATCCGCAGAAAATAATGGTAAATTAACATTAATTTCTAATATGAATGATACATTAATTAATGCATATCAACCTAATACCGGTCTTTCAACACCTACTTTAGTTCGTGGTTCAACAACAAATCCTGCTATTCAGGGAATTTCCAATTTTACAGATGAACTTAGATTTCCAAATCACTATTATAAGCATCCATATATCCCACAATTACTTCAGGGACCTTCCGTTGAAGGGCTTTTGCAATCTCCATACTGGAATGAAAGTTTCGTTAATGCTATAACACCTAATCAAGTCATTCCTGCTGGGGCTCCACCTATGACCCCAAGAGTGGTATTGAAAAGACTTAATTATGGATATGGAAATAATTACAGTCCATTTAAAGAATTTGACCAAATTTTTGTAATCAATGAGTCCTCAACTCAAACATTTTCAGGTTTGTATTTGAAAGTTGACAATTCTACAGGAAATCCCCCTGCTTCTCCTGTGAAGATTAACAATGGAACAGGAGAACTTGCTCCTGGTCAGATATGGACAACCACAGTTCCGTATGATGCACAAGTAGTATTGTTACAATTAGCACAGATAACACAACAGCCTACGGATATTGCCGTTTGGCCCGGTGGATATGCTCAATTTAGAGTTGTTGCTCAAAGTTCGTCATCTATTGAATATCAATGGTTCAGGAATACAGATGGAACATTTAGAGAGATAATAGGAGCCACAAACGATTCGTATGAAATTTTGACTGTATCTGAAGCATTACAAGGATGGTATAGAGTACGGCTTAGAAATAATGCGGGTGATGTATTCTCAAGAGATGCTTTCTTAAATGTATTAGAAGCACCTATTATTACGCAACATCCACAGGATGTAAATGAATATCCGAATATGTTAGTTTCGTTTAATGTGGAAACATTAAAACCAACCGACCCACCTCCAGCACCGGGAATTGACCCAACAATAGATTATACTATTGTAAGCAGAGGTTATCAGTGGCAGTTTGCTCCACAGTTAGAACCACCTGAATTACCGCCCGAGACAGTTCCTCCAAGTGAAAATTTCTATGATTTGCCAGGGGCTGATGCAAGAGAGAAAACATATAACATAGCATCAATAAGTGAGGCAAATCAAGGGTGGTATCGAGTTAAAGTAATGAATGATTCTGGAACAGCGATTTCAAATCCTGCAAAACTGAATGTGTATGATGGCGTTCGAATTTTAGAACAACCTATAAGTATATCGGCGCCACCTCATGCTAATGTTACATTCCAGACGCGTGTAACGGGTGCTTTACCTATTTGGTGGCAATGGCAAAAGGCACCCTCTGCAAGTGGTCCATGGTCAAATATTCCCGGACAAACCGGTTCATATCCAATAGGAACTTCACCCAGTGGAAATCCTCCAGGATTTACAATTACAGCCAATATTCTTGATGTTATTGAGAATGCATATTATCGTTGTAGAGTATTTAATGGTGGAAATCTGTTGGGTGTTCCTACGGACGCTGCTTACTTAGAGATTCGTGACCCGGCTATAATGGTTCAGCCTACATCTAAATCTGTAAATCCGGGACAGGCTGTAAACTTTGTTGTTTCAGCAGGTAGTTCCGGTGTTCTGACTTATAGATGGTATTTCTTCCCGGCTGATTTAGACGGTGAGACAATGCCTCCTCCGCCGGAAGTATGTGATGATGCACAACCTTGCACAGAAAACATTATATATCAAGGTTCTGGTCCTGCCTATGCTATCTACAATATTTACGGTCCTCCATTAGGACAAGGAGCCCAAGAAGCAAACGAAGGTTATTACTATGTCCGTGTAGATAATTCGATGGGACATGTAGAATCTGCTGTTGTTTACTTAAAGGTAAATGATCCGCCTACGATTATTACTCAACCCGCTAATGCACAAGTGGATGAAGGAGGCGCTATTACTTTATCCGTTACAGCATATAGCGGAACAAATGTAACATATCAATGGCGTTTGGGTGGGTCTAACTTGACCAGTGATGGAGTTCATATATTTGGTGCAACACTCAGTGCGTTACCTGGAACTACAACAAGTACATTACAAATACTTGGTGCTCGTGTAGAAGACGAAGGGTATTATGATGTCGTGATTACAAATTCCGCTGGATATGTAATATCACAACAAGCCTATTTAATTGTGGGTGACCCGTTAGAGATTGTAGGAACAGAGAATCCGGGTAAGGCATATATAAATACAGGAGAAGTAAGATTAAGTGTAACGACACAAGGTGGAAAAGGAACAAGGACCTACCAGTGGTATAAGAATGGTACAGGTCCGTCCAATGCAATTGGCAATCCTATTTTAAGTAATGCAGACCCGTATACTGCATATCTGACCTTGTATGATGTTACTCTTGCTGATTCCGGAGTTTACTACTGCAGTATTACGGATGCTCGTGGAACTATCTGGACATCAGGGTTGCAGTTAACTATTTATGAACATCTATCAACGCCGGTTATATCAGGTGACCCAGAAATCGAAAAGAAAGTGGGTGAATCATACACATTTGAAGTAATCGTAAGTGGAGGTGTCCCGCCATTACATTACTTATGGCAACATGATGACCTCCAAACAAAGACTGTATATACAGTTGGAGGGGATTCTTCAATATTATCTCTGGACGACTTACAGGTAGAAGATTCGGGTGACTATTATGTTGTTGTAAGTGATAGTGGTGAAACATGGAATGAAGAAACACAACAGTATGAACCCGAAACCAAAGTATCGAATCGGATACGGTTGAATGTTTCACCAGAAATTCCTGCAGGTAATGTGTTAGGTTATATTACCCTTGTGATGATAATTGCCATAATGGGTGTATATATTGCGAAACGGTTTGAAAAAAGAGCAAGAAAACAACATAGTTAG
- a CDS encoding DUF3748 domain-containing protein, protein MLTIVSFLFCSSMFIFNQTQSFVQEDSKILPVYQLTFSAKNHELDNNDNFSYDDKFICYDTRGTLGYGIENCTSIEVVEINTGKEIKIYQPDKIRLGVKPAPGIGAVSFHPKEYTLVFIHGPEIKNLYNPIQSEDIYSKMNRRGCIISLKENLSIKNKSWVDFRTVSCNVEIPAGAHRGGSHRHEYSANGKRIGCTYDDKLLPQYGRTIAYFEETSKFLPDANYYFAVLVRIVPMDKAQEGDFVKALGDSWVDNEGKWRAFIGTVKEGGSFVDYLCMVEIPDNVDIKTSSSGDCQTYPEPPKGLNIHKITKVNCSGIVRASYDGRKVAYLDKDREGKTQIFMVVKNKHEDKETFQDSIPVQVTFLPYGVEDNIRWHPSGNVIFTISEGAVIAVCVKEGENFGKSVFITPKYKINKPYALVVSRKGDYLAFNRCVPTYDEIGIRLLSSEGKDFSQIFLLECKDNDIEGLFKIE, encoded by the coding sequence ATGCTTACTATAGTCAGTTTTCTTTTTTGTTCTTCGATGTTTATTTTTAATCAAACGCAATCATTTGTACAAGAAGATAGCAAAATTTTGCCTGTTTATCAATTAACTTTTTCAGCCAAGAATCACGAATTAGATAATAACGACAATTTTTCATACGATGACAAATTTATTTGTTATGATACGAGAGGCACATTAGGTTATGGAATAGAAAATTGCACGAGTATTGAAGTAGTGGAAATTAATACAGGGAAAGAAATAAAAATATATCAGCCTGATAAAATACGGTTGGGAGTAAAGCCCGCTCCGGGAATTGGTGCCGTTTCGTTTCATCCAAAAGAATATACATTAGTTTTCATTCATGGACCTGAAATTAAGAATCTCTATAATCCCATTCAAAGTGAAGATATTTATTCAAAAATGAATCGGCGAGGTTGTATTATATCTCTTAAAGAAAATTTGAGTATTAAAAACAAAAGTTGGGTAGATTTTAGAACGGTTTCCTGTAATGTAGAAATTCCTGCTGGAGCACATAGGGGAGGCTCCCATCGTCACGAGTATTCGGCAAATGGCAAAAGGATAGGTTGTACCTATGATGATAAATTACTACCTCAATACGGTAGGACAATAGCATATTTTGAGGAGACAAGCAAATTTTTACCAGATGCAAATTACTATTTTGCAGTACTTGTAAGAATAGTTCCAATGGATAAGGCTCAGGAAGGAGATTTTGTAAAAGCATTAGGTGATTCATGGGTTGATAATGAAGGAAAATGGAGGGCATTTATTGGCACAGTCAAAGAAGGAGGTTCTTTTGTAGATTATTTATGCATGGTTGAAATACCCGATAATGTGGATATTAAAACTTCAAGTTCTGGAGATTGTCAAACATATCCAGAACCTCCCAAAGGCCTTAATATACATAAAATTACAAAAGTAAATTGTTCAGGAATTGTTCGTGCTTCTTATGATGGGAGAAAAGTTGCTTATCTTGATAAAGATAGGGAAGGGAAAACGCAGATTTTTATGGTAGTAAAGAACAAGCATGAGGATAAGGAGACATTTCAAGATTCGATACCTGTTCAAGTTACCTTTTTACCGTATGGTGTTGAAGATAATATAAGATGGCACCCTTCTGGAAATGTAATATTTACAATCAGCGAAGGGGCTGTTATTGCTGTCTGTGTTAAGGAAGGAGAAAACTTTGGGAAGTCTGTTTTTATCACACCTAAATACAAAATAAACAAGCCTTATGCGTTGGTAGTATCAAGAAAAGGGGATTATTTAGCCTTTAATCGTTGTGTCCCCACTTATGATGAGATAGGTATTAGATTGCTCTCATCTGAAGGAAAAGATTTCTCCCAAATATTTCTATTGGAATGTAAAGATAATGATATAGAGGGTCTATTTAAAATAGAGTAA
- a CDS encoding tRNA threonylcarbamoyladenosine dehydratase has protein sequence MEINFSQRTVTLLGKEKFKKLQSAHVAVFGLGGVGSYALEALARAGIGTITIVDYDRIEESNINRQILATYPDIGKYKVDVAEERMLKINPNITIYKFPTFITSENISEILQKRFCFAIDAIDTLSSKIDLLVALHEEQIFTVSCMGAGMKIDPLSITVDDISKTHTCPLAKNVRVELRKRGITRNITCVFSTEVPKQKPIDTNYNNFITINNNVRKKIIGSVSYLPGIFGLISAGVIIQKITSQ, from the coding sequence ATGGAAATAAACTTTTCTCAACGAACAGTCACCTTATTAGGAAAAGAAAAATTTAAAAAATTACAATCTGCCCATGTTGCGGTATTTGGTTTGGGAGGCGTTGGCTCGTATGCATTAGAAGCCCTCGCAAGAGCAGGTATTGGGACTATTACTATTGTGGATTATGACCGAATTGAAGAATCTAATATAAACCGACAAATATTAGCCACATATCCTGATATAGGGAAATACAAAGTGGATGTAGCAGAGGAACGTATGTTAAAAATAAATCCGAATATAACCATTTACAAATTCCCTACATTTATAACTTCTGAGAATATTTCTGAAATCTTACAGAAAAGATTTTGTTTTGCTATTGACGCTATTGATACCCTTAGTTCAAAAATAGATTTATTAGTTGCATTACATGAGGAACAAATATTTACGGTTTCATGTATGGGTGCAGGTATGAAAATAGACCCCTTGTCTATTACAGTAGATGATATTTCAAAAACACATACTTGCCCATTAGCTAAAAATGTTCGAGTAGAATTAAGGAAACGCGGTATAACCCGTAATATCACCTGTGTTTTTTCGACAGAAGTTCCAAAACAAAAACCGATAGATACTAACTATAATAATTTTATAACAATAAATAACAATGTACGAAAAAAAATAATTGGAAGTGTTTCTTATCTCCCCGGAATATTTGGTTTAATATCCGCAGGCGTTATAATACAAAAAATCACATCCCAGTAA
- a CDS encoding superoxide dismutase has product MPYQLPSLPYAYDALEPYIDTRTMEIHHQKHHGTYVDTVNKALETLPQFAGLSVEDLLKRVNEVPEEKRQVVINHGGGHSNHSLFWEIMSPKGGGQPKDDLLKAIEKQFGSYLSFKETFENSAKTRFGSGWAWLVVNLADGGLKIYSTANQDSPILQGHIPILGLDVWEHAYYLKYQNRRPEYISAFWNIVYWDKVYELWKQAVK; this is encoded by the coding sequence ATGCCCTATCAATTACCTTCATTACCTTATGCGTATGATGCTTTAGAACCGTATATTGACACAAGAACGATGGAGATACACCATCAGAAGCACCATGGGACCTATGTAGATACTGTTAATAAAGCATTGGAGACATTACCACAATTTGCCGGTCTATCTGTTGAAGATTTATTAAAGCGTGTAAACGAAGTCCCTGAGGAAAAAAGACAGGTTGTGATTAATCATGGGGGTGGACATTCTAATCACAGTTTGTTCTGGGAGATTATGTCTCCAAAAGGAGGAGGACAACCTAAAGACGACCTGTTAAAGGCGATTGAAAAACAATTTGGAAGTTACCTATCATTTAAGGAAACATTTGAAAATTCCGCTAAAACTCGATTTGGTAGTGGTTGGGCTTGGCTTGTTGTTAATCTTGCTGATGGAGGACTTAAAATTTACAGCACAGCAAACCAAGATTCCCCAATCTTACAGGGACATATTCCTATTTTAGGATTGGATGTGTGGGAGCATGCTTATTATTTGAAATATCAAAATCGTCGCCCTGAATATATATCTGCTTTTTGGAATATTGTTTATTGGGATAAGGTATATGAACTCTGGAAACAAGCAGTAAAATAA
- a CDS encoding alpha/beta fold hydrolase, whose product MPKFDLAFFSSKKVKNYDLQLPRNPTTKILKGAEPLELGNPYSNTALLMVHGFAGCPNNFENLPQKLAELDIFVKAILLPGHGTSPLDFEKVSVDILLEAVVDNIIDLKKLYKSVIVLGHSMGGALSTLSYAKTNFDGLILASPYYGITPNPKLILPPEKWIQYLSPFVRWVFTPPEQQPILRQEVATKIISYHWIPSKAGLVAMEIAERAKRDAILAQITCPTLVIHSKKDSVACPNAVAQVFEKIQSQQKEMVWLDNSDHVIFWDYDRDLVTTKISEFIMNIKKEKSI is encoded by the coding sequence ATGCCGAAGTTTGACCTTGCTTTTTTTAGTTCAAAAAAAGTTAAAAACTATGACCTACAATTGCCCCGAAATCCTACAACAAAAATATTAAAAGGTGCAGAACCCTTAGAATTAGGTAATCCGTATTCCAATACTGCATTATTAATGGTTCACGGGTTTGCCGGTTGCCCTAACAACTTTGAAAACTTACCTCAAAAACTTGCCGAATTAGATATTTTTGTTAAAGCCATTCTTTTACCTGGACATGGTACTTCTCCATTGGATTTTGAAAAAGTATCCGTAGATATCCTTTTGGAAGCGGTAGTAGATAATATTATAGATTTGAAAAAACTATATAAATCTGTAATCGTTTTAGGCCATTCTATGGGAGGTGCTTTGTCCACACTTTCTTATGCAAAAACAAATTTCGATGGACTAATTCTTGCCAGCCCTTACTATGGGATAACACCGAATCCCAAACTCATTTTGCCACCTGAAAAATGGATACAATACCTATCCCCTTTCGTTCGATGGGTATTCACTCCACCAGAACAGCAACCTATATTGCGTCAGGAAGTCGCTACAAAAATTATATCCTACCATTGGATTCCTTCAAAGGCAGGACTTGTGGCTATGGAAATTGCAGAAAGGGCAAAAAGAGATGCCATTTTAGCTCAAATAACCTGTCCTACACTTGTAATTCACTCTAAAAAGGATAGCGTTGCATGTCCTAATGCTGTTGCTCAAGTTTTTGAAAAAATCCAATCTCAACAAAAAGAAATGGTTTGGTTAGATAATTCCGATCATGTAATCTTCTGGGACTATGACCGAGACCTGGTAACTACAAAAATAAGTGAATTCATAATGAACATAAAAAAAGAGAAAAGCATATAG